A stretch of DNA from Paenibacillus sp. FSL W8-0186:
GTCAGCGTAAGTATAAGATCGGCCCACTCGATCAATTCGGCATGAAGCGGGGTTGATGTGATCTGGTCATGGATTCCCTGATCCTTCAGCACGCCTTCGGCATGCCGGGAGATCGGCAGCCCCGCCACCGCGGCCACGCCCGCCGAAGCAACCTCCGCATCGATTCCCCGCTCCCGCGCCAGCTTGCGGAATATTCCTTCCGCAATCGGACTGCGGCAAGTGTTGCCGGTGCATACAAACAATATTCGCAAGCCTGTTCACCTCCAGCTAATATCTAGTTGTATCTTATGTGACATTGTATCAAAAGATGAAAATTAGTCCAAACGCAAGCAAAATGGCGCCGCCGGCAGCCTCCCCATATTCACCCAGCCGGCTCCCTACACCCCGGCCGAGCAGCAGACCCATGATCGACATGATCCCGCCAAACACAGCAAAAGCAATGATCGTCAGCAGTAGGTCGCTATGGAACATGCCCAGGGATACACCTACAGAAAAGGAGTCCACGCTCACGCTTAGCGAAAACAGCAATACTCCAAAAAATGAACGGTAATTCACGATCCGCTCATTGCCGCCAAAAAATGAGTTCCATATCATATGCCCCCCTAGGAGCACAAGCAAGCTGCCGGATACATACTTGGACAGCCCTCCCAGCAGCTCCCCCGCATATTGTCCGGCAACGATGCCCAGCAGCGGCATCACAAAATGGAACAAAGCAACCAGCAAGCTGATCCGGAATATTTCCATGCTCCTTACGCCGCGCATACCTATACCAATTCCTAGGGAAAAGGCGTCCATTCCCAAAGCTGCGGCCATTAAAGCTATCGTTAACAATTCACCCAGCCGCTCGTATACTACAGACATAACGCCACACTCCCATGTCCGAGGATGGTTTTGTACAACCATATGCGAGCATGGGATGGTTCATGACAAGCTTTTGGGCGTTGCCCTGCAGCCTATCCCCGGCTACTCACCGAATAAATCTAGCTGGGAAGGCGGCAGCTCCGCCGGCTCCATCCCGAGAATTTTCATCATCTCCCGGGCGTTTGAAGCCGCATCTCCGCCGGAGTTATTATTAAAAATCATGCAGATTTCCTTCGCCCCCCGCGACTCCAGCACGCGAAGCTTATCCCGCCATTCCGTCAATTCCTCTCGATTATAGCGGTACAAATAACGGATCTCCCTCCAATTGGGCGCACCGCTTTGCGTCCAGCCGGCGGCATTCCTGCCGTGGAGCCGGACAATCGTCAGCCGCTCGTCCGTTGGTTCAAGCACTGTAGGCACCGAGCCCAGGCCCACTTGAGGCTCGTCGCAGACGATATGAATCCAGCCTTCCTCACGCATAAAGTCCAGCGTCCGCTCGCGCATCCCCTCGGCAAACCAGCTCTGGTGCCTGAACTCCAACGCTAGCGGCAGCCGCCCCATCCATTTCCTGACCGCCCGCAGCTGCCGGACATGATCGGGATTACAGTCGAACCAAGGCGGGAACTGGAACATCACCGCACGAAGACGTCCAGATTCAACGACCGGCGCGATCGAGTCCAGATAAGCCTGGAACATGGCTCCCGGCCCCTCGAACGGGACCTTTCCCCGGGCATGTCCGGTCATGCCTTGATAGGCCTTGAGTATAAAAGTAAACGAAGGCGGCGTCATTTCCAGCCAGCGGGAGTACGTATCCCTGCCCAAAACGGCGTAAAACGAGCTGTCAACTTCCACAATGGGAAAATGACGGGCGTACCATCCCAGCTTCTGCTTGGACGGTGTGCCGGGCGGATACAGATCGTCATGATCCCCCCACCCGGTAAGCCCAATAGATATCATACGGCTTCACCGCCTTTCGCCAGTATTCCTTATACATCTATGACGTCATGTCCCGCCGCTTTAAGCAGGCGGTTCATGACGGCGGCGCCGAGGCCGTCCTCGGGACAGGCCTCGGCCAGCATGTACGTGACGCCGCGCTCGTCGAAGCGGCGGAGCGCCGCGTAGAGACGGTGCGCAGCCGTCTCCAGCGCATGGATGCTGCCGAGCGAGAGCACGCAGTCGGCGCGGAAGTAAGGGAGGTGCTCTTCGAACGCGAGCACGCCCGTCACTTCCCCGCGCCGCGCGGCCGCCTCGAGCTCGGCGGCAATCCGGGCCGCCACGGCTTCGGCGGCGGCCCCGCGCACGATGCGCAGCGTTCCGCGCGGCGCATAGTGCGTGTACTTCATTCCCGGCGACTTCGGTGCCGGGATGTCCTGAGCCCCGCCCGCCTCCCGCAGGGCGGGGTCCAGGGTCACGCCGCCCGGGGCGACGCGGGCGAGCTGCTCGGCCGTGATCCCGCCAGGGCGGAGCACGGTGACCGTGCCGTCAGCGCCGGCCTCCACCACCGTCGACTCCACGCCCACCCCCGTGGGCCCGCCGTCGACGATGCCGTCGATCACGCCTGCCAGATCCTCGCCCACATGCTGTGCCAGCGTGGGGCTCGGCCGCCCCGACCGGTTGGCGCTGGGCGCCGCCACCGGGCACCCCGCTGCGGCAATCAGCCGCAGCGCTACGTCGTGGGCCGGCATCCGCACGGCCACGGTGGGCAGTCCCGCCGTTACCCGCGGCGAGACGGCGCCGGGGGCCGCTGGCAGCACCAGCGTCAGCGGCCCCGGCCAATAAGCCTCCATGAGCGCGCGCGCCGTCTCGTTCACCTCGGCGACGAGACCGTCCAGCTGCTTCATGTCGGCGATATGCACGATCAGCGGGTTGTCGGAAGGCCGCCCTTTGGCGGCAAAAATCGACTCCACCGCTGCCGTGCTCCGGGCGTTCGCGCCGAGGCCGTACACCGTCTCGGTCGGAAAGGCCACTGTTCCTCCGGCCGCCAGCACCGCCGCAGCTGCCGCGATTGCCTTATCGCCGCCCGTTCCTGTGACATCCCACCAGCGCGTCCGCTCTCCACCAGTTGCATTCGCACCCTGCTGCCGAATCCCTGGCTCCAGCTCCCGTTCCCCAGGCCACTTGTCACGCTTAGCACCTTCGCCTCGCAGCTCCATTATTCCGCTTTCCTTTATCGGTTCCTTGACCTGATCCTTATCGTCCATGGCATATCCACTCTAACTTTCATCTATAGTTGTAATTATTATAACCTAACCCGCGCAGCGCAAAAAGCTTGTCCGCCCCCATAACCCTGTCCGCACGGTTATACGCTTGGCATGACAAGCCTTCTCCTCTTTTCAACATTTTCAATCGCTTATTTAAACAAGCCCATAATCCAATCCCACAGTCCCGAAAGCATATCCCACAGGAAAAAACGAACCTCCGCCTTCTCCTGCTGCACCGGCACATGCGTCTGCCCTGCTTCGTCCACGTCGCCCGAACCTGGCGCGTTAGCTAGATCAGCAGCGCCTGCCGCAGCTGCGCCCCCCGATGCCGGGGCTGCATTTTGAAGGGCAGCCTCGACCTCGTTCCCGCTCTTCGCCAGCGCCTCCCCGCTGCCAGCGTCGATGAAGCAAAGCGGCGGAAACAGCACGCACCACCAATTTTTGCCCTCGCCTTTCCCCAATGTCACGCGCAGCGCTTCATAATCCCCTGCCGGGTAAACGGCTCCGCCGTACATTTTCGTCGGAAAGGGGACAACCCCCAGCTCCACTTTGTAAGCATAGGTTTTGCCGCTTTTTTCAAGCGTCCGCTTTACTGTATCTTCTACTAAATCCAGGTTGCTCTGTATGACTCGCCGAGCCTCCGCTAGGCTGACGGGAGCTTCCAGCTGCTGAACCCATCCATTCATCTGCTCAACGATCGCATCGCGAACCTGCCGCTTGACCGCCTGATCACCCGGCCGATCCGAATTAGCAAGGATCCTCAGCCGGATTGATTCCTCCGGTATGGAGCTGCCGAGAGCGGCGGCATCGTTTTTTTGTCCTTCCCAAGACATGAACAAAATCATTAAGCTGCAAAAAATAAGTGCCATACTGCGGAACTGCCGTCTCATTGCCGCTTCCCCCTCTACGAAACTACTGATGTCTATCAGTATGTCCGTTTAAGAGAAACGTAAACCTATCCATCTGCTAGATTTAAGCTCTAATTCTACCAATCTATGGCCGGCGGCTAATTACTGCGGCCTGATCGAAGCGTACCGCGAAGTGGTCAAGGGGTGATCCTCCTCCGCCTCCTTGCCGTGAATCATAATGCTCATCGCTACCCCAATGCTGGCCATATTAATCATCAATGACGTCCCCCCGTAACTGATAAAGGGCAAAGTAATTCCCGTAAGCGGCATCAGGCCGATGAACATCCCGATGTTCTCGAAAATCTGGTACAGCAGCATCGCCACGATGCCGACGATCAGCAG
This window harbors:
- a CDS encoding manganese efflux pump MntP family protein — translated: MSVVYERLGELLTIALMAAALGMDAFSLGIGIGMRGVRSMEIFRISLLVALFHFVMPLLGIVAGQYAGELLGGLSKYVSGSLLVLLGGHMIWNSFFGGNERIVNYRSFFGVLLFSLSVSVDSFSVGVSLGMFHSDLLLTIIAFAVFGGIMSIMGLLLGRGVGSRLGEYGEAAGGAILLAFGLIFIF
- the spoIIR gene encoding stage II sporulation protein R, which codes for MRRQFRSMALIFCSLMILFMSWEGQKNDAAALGSSIPEESIRLRILANSDRPGDQAVKRQVRDAIVEQMNGWVQQLEAPVSLAEARRVIQSNLDLVEDTVKRTLEKSGKTYAYKVELGVVPFPTKMYGGAVYPAGDYEALRVTLGKGEGKNWWCVLFPPLCFIDAGSGEALAKSGNEVEAALQNAAPASGGAAAAGAADLANAPGSGDVDEAGQTHVPVQQEKAEVRFFLWDMLSGLWDWIMGLFK
- a CDS encoding L-threonylcarbamoyladenylate synthase; its protein translation is MDDKDQVKEPIKESGIMELRGEGAKRDKWPGERELEPGIRQQGANATGGERTRWWDVTGTGGDKAIAAAAAVLAAGGTVAFPTETVYGLGANARSTAAVESIFAAKGRPSDNPLIVHIADMKQLDGLVAEVNETARALMEAYWPGPLTLVLPAAPGAVSPRVTAGLPTVAVRMPAHDVALRLIAAAGCPVAAPSANRSGRPSPTLAQHVGEDLAGVIDGIVDGGPTGVGVESTVVEAGADGTVTVLRPGGITAEQLARVAPGGVTLDPALREAGGAQDIPAPKSPGMKYTHYAPRGTLRIVRGAAAEAVAARIAAELEAAARRGEVTGVLAFEEHLPYFRADCVLSLGSIHALETAAHRLYAALRRFDERGVTYMLAEACPEDGLGAAVMNRLLKAAGHDVIDV
- a CDS encoding DUF72 domain-containing protein codes for the protein MISIGLTGWGDHDDLYPPGTPSKQKLGWYARHFPIVEVDSSFYAVLGRDTYSRWLEMTPPSFTFILKAYQGMTGHARGKVPFEGPGAMFQAYLDSIAPVVESGRLRAVMFQFPPWFDCNPDHVRQLRAVRKWMGRLPLALEFRHQSWFAEGMRERTLDFMREEGWIHIVCDEPQVGLGSVPTVLEPTDERLTIVRLHGRNAAGWTQSGAPNWREIRYLYRYNREELTEWRDKLRVLESRGAKEICMIFNNNSGGDAASNAREMMKILGMEPAELPPSQLDLFGE